The genomic stretch TGAGACCACGAAGTTTTGGATTGACAAAAGAAAATGCCTAGATTTCCATAGCAAGATGGTACTGACTTTTGgatattctaaataatatttcgcttgcatcataaacacatttcccaactcacctttttatatttccgaccaactttttatctcacataaatcatatcacaaaaagtgctacagtaattattccaaataatatttcaaataacactaCTCTATCCAAACCAAGCgagttttggaaaagaaaatcaCTTGCATCCTTGCTTGTCAAATTATTGGAAGTAGAACGCAATTTAATTTGATATTGTTTGGTTACTTGTAATTAAGTATAaagtaaaatatatatatataatgtaaTAAATATCGAGACCTCTTAtttatgctaaaaaaaaaagtataatgTAATAAATATCGGATCAAGTCATTCTTATGGGGTAATATTTTGGGCCTAATGGGCTGTAAGCATACTCAAGCCAATGGTGAGATTGACACATTGGGCTCATCTGATCTAAGAAAATGATGGGTTCAATCAACCAGCAAAGCATGCGTTTTGGACTTTGGATACAGAGAAAGCAATGGAAGAAGAAAGGATTTGGTAGGAAAGACTTGGAAATCATTTGTTTGGGAGATTTCAAGTGAAAGGAAAGAGAGGAAATCAAGGAAATGGAAAGATTCTGTCTCATTTGTAATTTTGTGGTGAATCGGAATCCTATAGCTTTCTTCGCGTCCATGTTGATCTTAGTTTACTTTTTACATGTTTTTGCAGCTTGGTTTATGCAAAGATGAGAACCTGGAGTCAACAATTTGACAATTTCAACCCATTTAGGccacaaatttaaaattttaagcaACACTTCAAATGTAAATTCACTTAttatagtatatacactatcgcCTGCCGAATGCATGGTAATtaatctaaatttgaatttaaaatctaaattttGTATATGTCATGCAACCAATTGTAATAGTATATATTACGAGTTagttttttgaataaagaagtatggttaatttgaaaaaaatgtaGCAATATAGAAGTACAATATAAGTAAGtatatgtatttatatagtAACTTAGATATGATTTAGATATCTTAATGAATATCCACTTGAGAAACAATCAATGGGTTGAGCAGTTTGAACTCTATGACTCTTCTCTAGCGGACGGTCGGGGGTCTGATTCCTAAGACAGTAGATAGGTGCAACTTAGGAGGAGTAGGCGTCCCCCCTTGTAATAAAACAGAGTTTTTCCTTCGCCACGATCCTCCTTGTAATAGAATaggatttcaaaaaaaaaaaaaaaacaaagagtaTCCACTTGACACCATTAGAAAAATTGATAGACTTTTTTTGGTTGGTAAATTAATGTTTTTCCTTTATCAAGTGAAGTTTTGGGTTTGGCATTATGCATGCTCTAATCCGTGTCAATATAATTAGTAATGACCCGCGCTTGATTGAAACCATGCAGTAACAGCCAAACATGCAACCGATAGAATTTGCCTCCTAATTTCTTTGACGTTACTGCGAAACAAAAGAAGGCCAAAATTAAGAAACTAATGAAGCAAAAAGCAAGAGTACATGGAGGTTTATGCACGAATATGCATATGTGCTGCCCACACACTCTATGTAAATACCAGCTGAATTGAGAAATCAATCATTGATTGCTGATATAAAAGCTTGGTTGAACCCAAAGTTGGCGGAGCGACCTTGCTATCAAAATAGCATTCCGTGGTTCCGTCCGAAAGGCTATAGATGCCCATGTCCATGGCTCCTGCTCGCCTGTACAAATAGCATTCGAAGTTATCGTCGCTGAAGTGCATGCAATTAGGCTTGTATATCCTTATCTGCGGAAGGGTCAACAAAGATGGAGGAATTATGACCCAAGAACAAAGCTTTATCCCGCAGGTTTGTGACTTGTGCGCATGCACCGTCTTTCGAGTTGGCCTCAGAAGCCTCAAATTTGCTGGTGATATTGGAAACAAACTCATAGCTGTTATCTTCCCATTTCTCCTTGTTCTTCTACCATCCAATTCCATACCTGATAAATAACCAAGAGCCTCCCCAGCAACTCCACCTAACATAAAGCGATCAGAATTAGTAGTTAGATGGTACGAAAAGAGGGAGTGTGAATTAGCAATTCAAGTTCGAGATCTtttatttacaattttttttgataaaaaaagaaaggtagTTATAAATAATTAACATCACAGAGCAGATCATATTTGCTGTTTTCCCTGAATTGGCAAAACGAAACAATTAAGAAGAGTATTTTCTGACTTGCCAACGTATTTTCCTTGAATTTGCCTTTATAGCCCAATCATTTCTTCTCCCTGTAGCAATAGCAAATAGTATAAAGTATAAACCTCAGGGTTCTGCTTCGTCTCTTCTACACAGTACACAGTACACACTCAAAAAACAACCGGATAGAATCATAGAAATGCCCCTTACCTTCCATTCCCTCCCATCCTTCCTTCCTCCCTTTCATATTTCTTCTTCCCCAATCCCCGAACACAACTCACTCCCCTTCCCCCTCTGCCTGAAACAATCCTTCCCCACCACTACCACCACCAGCAGAAGCTCCGCCGTTTCCGCCATTGGCCCAGATGGAAAGTTCTATCCAAACCCATCAGATGATGACCCGCCAGTAGCCCCAGAAGACTCAATGCACGGAGTCAGCAAGTTCCAGCAGATTCAACGTCAAGCTGCCCGAGCGAGAAAGCTCCAAGAAgaagaattcaagaaaaacCAGTCCATTTTCGTTGACGCCCTTGCTGAAATTGAGGACCCACCTGAAAGCTCCATTTCTGCCAATGATGAAACTTCGGGGGATGATTTGTTCGGAGAGATTGATAAAGCTCTTgccttgaaaagaaaagagtttGTTAAACAGGGCCTTTTAAAGCCTAATCCCAAAAAGAACGAATCCCAGGTTGTTAGTGGTGCCCAGACTGAGGCTGACATTGATGAGCTGGAGCCTGAAGAAGAAGTTGATTTAGAGGAAATTAAGGAGCTTTCAGGCCTAACTGAGATTTCAGAGGATGATGATGCTGGTGGAAGTGAAGAGGAAAAGGAGGAGGAGAGCTCAGAAAGGTCTGATTTTGAGGCGAGTAATGAACTGAATAATGCTGAGTTTTCTGATTTATCCTCGTTTGatattgattttgatgaatttgGTAAGAGTAAGGCTAGAATTGTTGAACCTAAGTTTAGAATGAGTTTAGCTGAGCTTTTAGATGAGAGTAAAGTTGTGCCTGTTTCGGTGTATGGGAATTTAGAGTTGGAGATTAGTGGGATTCAGCATGATTCACGGTTGGTGGAGAGTGGTGATTTGTTTGTGTGTTGCGTTGGGAGGAACACCGATGGACATTTGTACTTATCCGAGGCTGATAAGAGAGGAGCTGTTGCAGTTGTGGCGAGTAAAGAGATTGACATTGAGGAGACGTTGGGCTGTAAGGCTTTGGTTATAGTGGAGGATACCAGTGCGGTTCTTGCTTCATTGGCTGCTTCATTTTATAGGTATCCGTCTAAGAATATGTCTGTGATTGGGATAACGGGGACTAATGGGAAGACTACTACTGCATATTTAATAAAGGGGATGTATGAGGCTATGGGATTGAGGACAGGGTTGTTGAGTACTGTGGCGTATTATGTTCATGGGGATAACAAATTGGACTCTTCAAGTACGACCCCTGATGCCGTTTTAATACAGAAGTTGATGGCAAAAATGGTGCACAATGGGACGGAAGCTATGGTTATGGAGGCTTCATCTCATGGATTGGCGTTAGGGAGGTGTGATGAGGTCGATTTTGATATTGCAGTTTTGACAAATATGACAAGGGATCATTTGGATTTTCATGGGACTGAGGAGGAGTATAGGAATTCCAAGGCTAAGTTGTTTTCAAGGATGGTGGATCCTGAACGCCATCGGAAAATTGTAAATATTGATGATCCTAATGCAACGTTCTTCATTGCACAAGGAAGTCCTGATGTGCCTATTGTAACTTTTGCAATGGATAATAAGAATGCTGATGTCCATCCCTTAAAATTTGAGTTGTCTCTGTTTGAGACCCAGATATTGGTTAATACGCCTCAAGGAATATTGGAGATTTCGTCTGGATTGCTTGGAAGGCATAACATTTATAACATTCTTGCGGCTGTTGCTGTTGGGATCGCAGTTGGTGCACCTTTGGAAGACATAGTGAGAGGGGTTGAAGAGGTTGACACCGTCCCAGGTAGATGTGAGTTGATAGATGAGGAACAGGCATTTGGGGTGATTGTGGACTATGCTCACACTCCTGATGCATTGTCTAGACTCCTTGATTATGTAAGGGAGCTCAACCCTAGGAGGATTATCACAGGTACATGaatatttgctttcttttgtagCTGATACAAATCTAGAAGGAGCACCATTTTCTTCTGCATGCAGTATACTCAAACTTGTAGTCTTTCTAATATAAGTatcatatttatttttagtttggctcttcttgacttttattttgagtatctaacttttgtactttcaaacttttattggaATTTTCTCTCAAACCAGATACAGACGTATCTGCTTATGTTTTATCGTGGTTTACTGTAGACTTGGTATGTGAAAGAAAGTATCATCTCTGTATGTTATTAAAATGCCCCTTCTGGCTGTTTTTCCATCTTGACTGAGCTCTTTCATTAGAGTTGGTTATATATAGCTTGTTCAACTTGGAGATCAAGATCAGATTAAAACATTTACACTAATGCTGGACTGACTCACAAAATTTGCCAAATATATATGGTGGAAGTCGGGTGTACATTTACACTAATTAGCGTGGCTTTGCCATTAAGGCCACGCCAATTAGTTAAATTTTCATATAACTTTTAATCAGTTAAACACTTTCCAATTCTCTTACTGAACTAGTAAACAGCATGTTGAAGGTAATGTGAGAGGGGGGAAAAAGCCTGAGCAAATGAAAATCATTTGATGCTGAGAGACGTTTTAAAGTTGTGCTGCTGTTGTAATCTAGAACTTGAATAAGTTGAGTGTATATAACATTTTAAATGTCCTTGGCTACATACTTATGTGttcaactttcttccttctaGAAACACATGTTTGACCATTATCTAGACTATCTGTTGTGGTCACTTGCGGCGTTATGTTTCCCTTGCTTCTTGTGATCATGTAGATATACAGATATGTTCCTAATTGCTTATCGGCATTGTAACATGTGGTGTTCAGTTGTTGGTTGTGCTGGTGAAAGCGATAGAGGGAAGAGGCCGATTATGATCCTTCTAGAAACACATGTTTGACCATTATCTAGACTATCTGTTGTGGTCACTTGCGGCGTTATGTTTCCCTTGCTTCTTGTGATAATGTAGTTATACAGATATGTTCCTAATTGCTTATCGGCATTGTAACATGTGGTGTTCAGTTGTTGGTTGTGCTGGTGAAAGCGATAGAGGGAAGAGGCCGATTATGACAAAGATAGCAACAGACAAAAGTGACGTGACTATTTTGACGTCTGATAATCCAAAGAATGAAGATCCATGTAAGTATTCCAGCAGGAAATGTATTTACACCACTATGGAATCTATCAATCTACAAGCAAAGTTATCTACCATAGCCATTTTTATTAAGATCCTTTTTTTATTTGGGAAGGAAGGGTGTTAGGGGGAGATGGGGGTCTTCTGCAGTTCTTACATACAGTAATATCAAGTACAAGTAACAAAtcctacagttttttttttttaaaaggcgTATGGGTGCATGATAATGATACATGATTATCTTACTTTTACCAGTGGATATATTGGATGACATGTTGGCTGGAGTAGGATGGACTATGCAAGATTATCTGAAACATGGAGAGAATGACTATTATCCTCCTCTTCCTAATGGCCATAGACTTTTCTTGCATGATATAAGGCGGGTAGCTGTACGTTGTGCGGTTGCTATGGGTGAGGAAGGTGATATGGTTGTAAGTTACTAAGCTCCTTGCTTCCTTTGTCTATATACAGTTAACTACAAATATCATTGTGCATGTAGAACTCATGTATGTATGTATCTAAAGCAGAATGTTTGCAGCGATGATAAAACTGGTTTACTGATTTCAATATTGGTTATTAGAATCAGAAAGAGTAcactgtttctttttttttattttttatacaCTGTTTCTATTTTAAGATAGATAGACCTTAATGTCCAAAACGGATAATGCTATATGCGATTAGCGCCTTTGAAGTTTTAGTGGATTAATTCTCACTCTGTGTGGGTATGATGTAATCTTGTGTCTTGTGTCAAATGATGAACAAAAGGTTTGTACGGTTAAATTACTCTTCACTGGGTTCTTGTTTTGTTCCTGTCAATATGTTTTCATTTAACTTATGGATTTTTCTTACTTTGCTGTCTGCTTGCTGCAGGTTGTTGCCGGAAAAGGCCATGAAACATACCAGATAGAAGGTGACAAGAACGAATTTTTTGATGACCGAGAGGAGTGCCGTGAGGCATTGCATTATGTTGATGAGCTTCATCAGGCTGGAATTGATACAAGTGAATTCCCATGGAGGTATGCTGATTACAGTTATGCTGGAATGCAGCTTATTTAGCATCTCATAAGCATCAAATCTTATACTCCCCAGACTTGCAATTGTCAATTGCAAATGGAAATAGTTATAATACTGAGTGTCTATCTGCAGCGCTTCTTTTATTCTATATTGAAATGTGAGGGCTGTGGAAAACATCTTTTTACTTCTAATCATTCGCTTCTATCTTCTTCTCTTTCATTATTCCTCTGTTCCATTGAAAAATTAGAGATCTTGACAagtattttaaatttgatttcttCCTGGAATGCTACAGGCTGCCAGAGAGTCATTGATATGGTAGCAGAAAATGTTTATAGAAAAGCTTTATGAGGATACGCAAGGAGCGCAAGTCATTTTGTGGGAGCTTGGTGCCATCACACTGGAATTGAGAAGCAGGCTGTTTGACTTGCCCTGAGATATATGGATATGAAGAAGAGCAACTGTTGCATGTTGAATGGTGTTCTTCAGCTTCAATTGCAGGAATGGTTAAACATATCAGAACCTGCTTTTATAGAGAAAGGTATGTGATTGTTTATTGAGGACATTATCAGATATTGTTGCTTAATTATCCCATCGCCATCTTCATATGTGGGGTTGCTCATATATGGAGCTGTAAATGAGCATCCCTATTTTTCAGTAAAATGCTTGGACATTATCTGTATTAACATTTAGCCCAGCCCTTTTGGTCTTCGTTATGGAAGTCAGTTCCATTTTAAGTTAGTCCAAAGGGCTGTAACTCTTTTCCGTATAGGATCCCTTGGATTTCTTGATACTCATATTTGACCGTAGATCCTTTGTAGCGGGGGAAGAGGGAATTTGATGTTCTTACCAGCTTTTGTGAGATTGAAATGAAGACAGCTTTATTCAACAGCATAGACGAGCCATTCATAGTCTTCTCTTTTTACAGTTCTGCTGTCCCCTACATTTTCACTTCGTCTGTGAACATTAAAGTTGGATTCATTTCATCTTTTCCTTTCGCAGG from Coffea eugenioides isolate CCC68of chromosome 8, Ceug_1.0, whole genome shotgun sequence encodes the following:
- the LOC113781705 gene encoding UDP-N-acetylmuramoyl-L-alanyl-D-glutamate--2,6-diaminopimelate ligase MurE homolog, chloroplastic, which gives rise to MPLTFHSLPSFLPPFHISSSPIPEHNSLPFPLCLKQSFPTTTTTSRSSAVSAIGPDGKFYPNPSDDDPPVAPEDSMHGVSKFQQIQRQAARARKLQEEEFKKNQSIFVDALAEIEDPPESSISANDETSGDDLFGEIDKALALKRKEFVKQGLLKPNPKKNESQVVSGAQTEADIDELEPEEEVDLEEIKELSGLTEISEDDDAGGSEEEKEEESSERSDFEASNELNNAEFSDLSSFDIDFDEFGKSKARIVEPKFRMSLAELLDESKVVPVSVYGNLELEISGIQHDSRLVESGDLFVCCVGRNTDGHLYLSEADKRGAVAVVASKEIDIEETLGCKALVIVEDTSAVLASLAASFYRYPSKNMSVIGITGTNGKTTTAYLIKGMYEAMGLRTGLLSTVAYYVHGDNKLDSSSTTPDAVLIQKLMAKMVHNGTEAMVMEASSHGLALGRCDEVDFDIAVLTNMTRDHLDFHGTEEEYRNSKAKLFSRMVDPERHRKIVNIDDPNATFFIAQGSPDVPIVTFAMDNKNADVHPLKFELSLFETQILVNTPQGILEISSGLLGRHNIYNILAAVAVGIAVGAPLEDIVRGVEEVDTVPGRCELIDEEQAFGVIVDYAHTPDALSRLLDYVRELNPRRIITVVGCAGESDRGKRPIMTKIATDKSDVTILTSDNPKNEDPLDILDDMLAGVGWTMQDYLKHGENDYYPPLPNGHRLFLHDIRRVAVRCAVAMGEEGDMVVVAGKGHETYQIEGDKNEFFDDREECREALHYVDELHQAGIDTSEFPWRLPESH